One genomic segment of Chitinophaga sancti includes these proteins:
- a CDS encoding S9 family peptidase, with protein sequence MLNRIFKTGLLVLLAGSLYAQDTYYDAPNLAKQMGSLTVIPFFVKGTDKCWFSADKDYYLVDAKRGTRQCISDKKYLGGLLQELLHQPVDTAAIKVEMPGSNDMGIYYKEARYSYSLANGKLVPAIPHDYPHSGWRNGLSPDKKWQLVAKNHNLFLRKNSDSSMLKLSFDGELYHSFNMNDADTGTLRESNTEAIWIKGTSKFYVVRKDRRKVGTMTVVHSLSTPRPRVETYKYELPGDKDVTQYELYLGDASEGTFLPVNTGDWKDQELEVLYGGAKVYFLRKKRTRDEMDLCAVDWKGTVQVLIHEVSRPFINDDVFSAAILNDGKDILWWSDRSGWGHYYLYDGSGHLQGAVTAGDWTAGKLLRVDTASKRLYFYGYGREQGINPNYSFVYAVNFDGKGLRLLTPENANHEVFMAPGNQFFVDNYSRIDMDPRTTIRSTSSNWQMEIWKPDLSRLYKYGWKRPEMFTIKAADGVTDIYGLMWKPFDFDSTKKYPIISQVYPGPQTETVWSSFTVLDRYNNTALAQTGSIVVCMGHRGGSPYRNKAYHTYGYGNLRDYALDDDRHGIIQLAARYHFIDTTRVGIFGHSGGGMMAVAAICTYPDFYKVAVASSGNHDNNIYNRTWGETFQGIDSGFAYHVALNQALASKLKGHLLLVTGEVDTNVHPAATYRMVNALIQAGKDFDMLVLPGQSHTYEDTYKAYFQQRLRQYFKFHL encoded by the coding sequence ATGTTAAATCGTATTTTTAAAACAGGCCTGCTGGTCTTACTTGCTGGTAGTCTGTATGCACAGGATACTTATTATGATGCCCCAAATCTGGCCAAACAGATGGGATCTCTGACCGTTATTCCTTTTTTTGTAAAGGGTACTGATAAATGCTGGTTTAGTGCGGACAAGGACTATTACCTGGTGGATGCGAAGCGCGGCACCCGTCAGTGTATTTCTGATAAAAAATACCTGGGGGGCTTGCTACAGGAGTTATTGCACCAACCTGTGGATACGGCAGCTATCAAAGTAGAAATGCCTGGTAGCAATGATATGGGAATCTATTATAAAGAAGCCCGTTATTCTTATAGCCTGGCGAATGGGAAACTGGTACCCGCCATCCCCCATGATTATCCTCATTCCGGCTGGCGTAATGGTTTATCACCAGATAAGAAATGGCAGCTGGTGGCGAAGAACCATAACCTGTTTCTGCGGAAAAATTCGGATAGTTCTATGTTAAAGTTGTCTTTTGATGGGGAGTTATATCACTCTTTTAACATGAATGATGCTGACACTGGTACTTTGCGCGAATCAAATACAGAGGCGATATGGATAAAAGGTACTTCAAAATTTTACGTAGTCAGAAAGGATCGGCGTAAGGTTGGTACAATGACTGTCGTGCATAGTTTGTCTACTCCCCGCCCAAGGGTAGAGACGTATAAATATGAACTGCCGGGCGATAAGGATGTGACGCAGTATGAGTTATACCTGGGCGATGCTTCGGAAGGAACCTTTCTACCTGTAAATACGGGCGATTGGAAAGACCAGGAGCTGGAAGTGCTGTATGGCGGTGCTAAAGTGTATTTCCTGCGGAAGAAGCGTACAAGGGATGAAATGGACTTATGTGCAGTAGATTGGAAAGGTACAGTGCAGGTACTGATCCATGAGGTGAGCCGTCCTTTTATTAATGATGATGTATTCTCCGCTGCAATTCTCAATGATGGCAAAGATATTCTCTGGTGGTCAGACCGTAGTGGCTGGGGCCATTATTATTTATATGATGGTTCCGGTCATTTGCAGGGTGCAGTTACAGCGGGAGACTGGACAGCGGGCAAGTTACTAAGAGTAGATACGGCCTCAAAAAGACTATACTTTTATGGCTATGGCAGGGAACAGGGTATCAATCCTAACTACTCCTTTGTGTACGCCGTAAATTTCGATGGCAAAGGGTTGCGGTTGCTCACGCCTGAAAATGCCAACCATGAGGTGTTCATGGCGCCTGGCAATCAGTTCTTTGTTGACAACTATTCGCGGATAGACATGGATCCCCGCACTACTATCAGAAGTACCAGTAGCAACTGGCAGATGGAAATCTGGAAACCAGACCTGAGCCGGTTGTACAAATATGGCTGGAAAAGACCGGAGATGTTCACCATCAAAGCTGCCGATGGGGTAACGGATATTTATGGACTGATGTGGAAGCCGTTTGACTTTGACAGTACTAAAAAGTACCCCATCATTTCACAGGTATATCCGGGGCCGCAGACAGAAACAGTATGGTCCTCGTTTACAGTGCTGGACAGGTATAATAATACCGCCCTGGCACAGACGGGGAGTATCGTGGTCTGTATGGGGCACAGGGGTGGATCGCCTTACCGCAATAAAGCATATCATACATATGGTTATGGCAACCTCCGTGACTATGCGTTGGACGATGACAGGCATGGGATCATCCAACTGGCTGCCAGGTATCATTTTATTGATACCACCCGTGTCGGTATCTTTGGTCATTCCGGCGGGGGAATGATGGCGGTAGCGGCAATATGTACCTACCCTGATTTTTATAAGGTAGCAGTGGCCTCCTCCGGTAACCATGATAATAATATATATAACCGTACCTGGGGTGAAACCTTTCAGGGAATCGATTCCGGTTTTGCGTATCATGTAGCGCTGAACCAGGCACTCGCTTCGAAATTGAAAGGGCATTTATTATTAGTGACCGGAGAGGTAGATACGAATGTGCATCCGGCGGCTACCTATAGAATGGTGAATGCGTTGATACAGGCGGGAAAAGACTTTGACATGCTCGTATTGCCGGGGCAAAGTCATACTTACGAAGACACTTACAAAGCATATTTTCAACAACGGCTAAGACAATACTTTAAGTTCCACTTATGA
- a CDS encoding zinc-dependent metalloprotease, translating to MFYAAPLSLSAQSADSIPSMESFIKSTAVRHQGMCNIYIQEGRYLMEVPDSINGRDILSAITIVKGAAQVERKPEKRFGYAGDAVFERVIRFVKAGDKLNIVQPIFQNAQDSTTIYYKVANNTLMPVLLSFPVMAKSDHAVLIDFTETLTGDGDLFALKGAKKELSLGNLEADKSSILSIRCFPANMNFRSLRTYGPGGESKNSSAWEVGASWVLLPLHPMPQRFEDSRVGYFTKTIRDYDNYATNPRMVQLTIRWDLHPKPADVPRYLAGELVEPEHPIVFYIDKHTPAYLVPYFIKGVNAWQQAFEKAGFRHAIYALPEPSEEDSTYAMEDVRFSYISYKGSPIENAFGPNVSDPRSGQIISSRVAVFHSVLDLIQRWYFSMCAATDTAARHYPLSHDVMGRLIQNVITHEVGHTLGLKHNFGGSAFYEVDSIRVPAYVAKNGFGASIMDYMRFNYTAQPEDHMPDTLLVPGIGVYDLFAIEWGYRYLPQFTTPKATSDSLERWVTEKRKDIRLRFGRENDQMDPRYQSEDVGSDPVQAGKLGIKNLQLTMQHFNKWMKTSENDPAHYRQQYRSLLGRYHNYLLHALVEVGGRYNNREAKPEENFPSYEPVPRARQEAAVAFLEEYLLEYPKWLFDTAIMRKAAFEFDRDGMEPFNITLSRLIMSYSHINDNLVVNPKGYATKELYERLYTVIFSKPATSKFNRELQRTLLIKSLSIVASSSGFSDDVSVQLLAIIDKIGTKSRKELQMSTDVLLKAHWESLADMITIWEKGNASSLAAGK from the coding sequence ATGTTCTATGCAGCCCCCCTGTCATTGTCAGCACAGTCTGCTGATAGTATTCCATCTATGGAAAGTTTTATTAAATCGACGGCTGTGCGTCACCAGGGAATGTGTAATATCTATATACAGGAAGGGCGTTACCTCATGGAAGTGCCGGATAGTATTAATGGACGTGATATCCTCTCTGCTATTACGATTGTAAAAGGTGCTGCGCAGGTAGAACGTAAGCCCGAAAAGCGATTCGGTTATGCCGGAGATGCGGTGTTTGAAAGAGTGATCCGCTTTGTGAAAGCAGGGGACAAACTCAATATCGTACAACCTATATTTCAGAATGCACAGGATTCAACCACCATCTATTACAAGGTAGCTAACAATACTTTGATGCCTGTATTATTGTCTTTTCCTGTAATGGCAAAGAGTGATCATGCTGTACTGATTGATTTTACAGAGACACTTACTGGGGATGGAGATCTCTTTGCATTGAAAGGAGCAAAGAAAGAGTTGAGCTTAGGTAATCTTGAAGCAGACAAGTCTTCCATCCTAAGTATTCGTTGCTTTCCTGCTAACATGAATTTTCGGTCTCTGCGTACTTATGGTCCTGGAGGGGAAAGCAAAAATTCTTCTGCATGGGAGGTCGGTGCTTCCTGGGTATTATTGCCGCTGCACCCTATGCCGCAGCGCTTTGAGGATAGCAGGGTAGGTTATTTTACAAAGACAATCAGAGACTACGATAATTATGCAACTAATCCCAGGATGGTACAGTTGACTATCCGCTGGGACTTGCACCCTAAGCCGGCAGATGTGCCCCGTTACCTGGCAGGAGAGTTGGTAGAACCAGAACATCCGATTGTGTTTTATATCGATAAGCATACGCCTGCTTACCTGGTTCCTTATTTTATAAAAGGGGTGAATGCCTGGCAACAGGCATTTGAAAAAGCTGGTTTCAGACATGCCATTTATGCGTTGCCGGAACCATCTGAAGAAGATAGTACCTATGCCATGGAAGATGTCAGGTTCTCTTATATTTCTTACAAAGGTTCTCCTATTGAGAATGCCTTTGGTCCCAATGTAAGCGATCCACGGTCCGGTCAGATCATCAGTAGTAGAGTCGCGGTATTTCACAGTGTGTTAGACCTGATACAGCGCTGGTATTTTTCTATGTGTGCTGCGACCGATACAGCAGCTCGTCACTATCCGCTGAGCCATGATGTGATGGGCCGGCTGATACAGAATGTCATCACTCATGAGGTGGGGCATACGTTGGGGTTAAAACACAACTTTGGTGGCAGCGCATTTTATGAAGTAGATAGTATTCGTGTACCGGCTTATGTGGCAAAGAATGGTTTTGGGGCATCCATAATGGATTATATGCGATTCAATTATACTGCACAGCCGGAAGATCATATGCCAGACACCCTGTTGGTACCCGGTATTGGTGTGTATGATTTGTTTGCGATTGAATGGGGATATCGTTACCTGCCACAATTTACAACACCAAAAGCGACTTCCGATTCATTGGAACGCTGGGTGACGGAAAAGCGAAAAGATATTCGCCTTCGCTTTGGTAGAGAGAATGACCAGATGGATCCACGTTATCAATCGGAAGATGTAGGGAGTGACCCGGTACAAGCCGGCAAACTGGGTATTAAAAACCTCCAGCTTACCATGCAGCATTTTAATAAATGGATGAAGACGTCTGAGAATGATCCTGCCCATTACAGACAGCAATACAGGAGCCTGTTAGGTCGATATCATAATTACCTGTTGCATGCATTGGTTGAGGTTGGGGGACGGTATAATAACAGGGAAGCAAAGCCTGAGGAAAACTTCCCCTCTTACGAGCCGGTACCCAGGGCAAGACAGGAAGCGGCTGTTGCTTTCTTGGAGGAATATTTGTTGGAGTATCCCAAATGGTTGTTTGATACAGCTATTATGAGGAAAGCTGCATTCGAATTTGACAGGGATGGTATGGAGCCTTTCAATATTACTTTGTCCCGTTTGATCATGTCATACAGCCATATAAATGATAATCTGGTGGTCAATCCAAAGGGCTATGCTACAAAGGAACTGTACGAAAGATTATATACAGTTATATTCAGTAAACCTGCTACCAGTAAATTCAATAGGGAGCTGCAACGTACATTACTCATAAAATCATTGTCAATAGTAGCATCATCTTCAGGTTTTTCTGATGATGTAAGTGTACAACTGCTGGCTATAATTGATAAGATAGGTACAAAAAGCAGGAAAGAATTACAGATGAGTACTGACGTGCTCTTGAAAGCACATTGGGAGTCACTGGCAGATATGATTACCATTTGGGAAAAAGGAAATGCTTCCTCACTGGCAGCAGGTAAATAA
- a CDS encoding thioredoxin family protein gives MKNVIYSLLLACVFSPLMAQHREIAFEHTPLSDLLARSAKEHKLVFVDCYTSWCGPCKEMSTHVFTKDTVADFFNTQLISLKLDMEKGEGPEVGKKYRVGAYPSYLLLNEKGELVYKFIGGMPAEEFLKKVSEGMDPDNRVAQIFRRYEAGDRSPALMREYIVLTIRNKEIKRGKELNIEYTQSLTAQQKLLPENWFLYGENQFTRELSDMHSPNFTYLVEHWQDFAKVKGIDSINLKISGVFRKLTSYCLQGYYQKDIGYQKEDFIVYRKQIKHTQVPDKKDLMIMMDIAEAACQGDAQLVTNLIADHIAQFSSPNMDIIFAYLSFIPSYKKKEYPRWEEIIHTVAAHSQNHFLVDHVKSYF, from the coding sequence ATGAAGAATGTCATATATTCCTTACTGCTGGCATGCGTGTTTAGTCCGCTGATGGCCCAGCACAGGGAGATCGCTTTTGAACATACACCGTTATCTGATCTGCTGGCCAGATCGGCAAAAGAACATAAACTTGTATTTGTAGATTGCTATACCTCCTGGTGTGGTCCTTGTAAAGAGATGTCGACCCATGTATTCACAAAAGATACTGTAGCCGACTTTTTTAACACGCAGCTGATCTCTTTAAAGCTGGATATGGAAAAGGGAGAAGGTCCGGAAGTCGGCAAAAAATACCGGGTAGGAGCATATCCGTCATATCTCTTATTAAATGAGAAAGGAGAGCTCGTGTATAAATTCATTGGAGGCATGCCAGCAGAAGAATTTCTCAAAAAGGTATCCGAAGGAATGGACCCTGATAACAGGGTGGCACAGATCTTCCGCAGGTATGAGGCGGGAGATCGTAGCCCGGCGTTAATGCGGGAATACATTGTATTAACTATAAGGAACAAGGAAATAAAGCGGGGAAAGGAACTCAATATAGAATACACTCAATCTCTTACCGCGCAGCAGAAGCTGCTGCCTGAAAACTGGTTTCTGTATGGAGAGAACCAGTTTACCCGCGAGCTCTCCGATATGCATAGCCCAAACTTTACATACCTGGTAGAACACTGGCAGGACTTTGCCAAAGTAAAAGGCATTGATTCTATCAATCTCAAGATCTCAGGCGTATTCCGTAAACTTACCAGCTATTGCCTGCAAGGTTATTACCAGAAAGATATCGGGTATCAAAAAGAAGACTTTATTGTCTATCGTAAGCAAATCAAACACACACAGGTGCCAGATAAAAAAGACCTGATGATCATGATGGACATTGCCGAAGCCGCCTGTCAGGGAGATGCACAGCTTGTTACCAACCTGATTGCAGATCATATAGCCCAATTCAGTAGTCCGAATATGGATATTATATTTGCTTACCTGTCTTTCATTCCATCCTATAAAAAGAAGGAATATCCGCGTTGGGAAGAAATCATTCATACCGTAGCCGCTCATTCTCAAAACCATTTCCTCGTCGATCATGTTAAATCGTATTTTTAA
- a CDS encoding zinc-dependent metalloprotease produces the protein MRRPLITACLLFNVALATAQNKSPKSYKEFYKDGMKKIEGDYSIYKKDKHYYLEIPDNALEKDVLVMGYVRKGYSSAIAKSAGIIRFSKGINNSLNVTRISFNEGASGDINGDMEPVIKRSGLLPISYGYSIVATGKKGGYIIEISRQILEGGDWFAFPDLTFLSHPDPERSVVEDIKTTEKAVRFTVERSQTDFNKDFVSGRDMDNANTYEIELVFQQLPDEKMPRKLAEKASPFETFSFMDYGRTAYTARKTSFIHKWNISNKISVALDPNIPAFFRKYIEQGVLAWNVAFHGDVLKIVQDQQLSPGYMLVNWGNTYNSPIVATVEHPETGEILAARINVTEAVTDQLMLRYLLQCGANDKRIIKDIRNPEIQGEILRWLMTQTVGEALGLRANLSGSAAYTTAQLRNPAWMKTHAFSASIMDDIEFNYVAQPEDHVPVSTLMPGIGEADIAAIEWGYGQGPAPTYLPEDSLNPLTQHYDLAADKIMASTLAIKNLQRVFLQLDTISKQLDGTEDLFKSNGSLYGAALISYEKYCMDVSALIGGVCRKPLSLGEEKIKADAAVQKQALAFLQQYVFSGPAAWMKINGTPGGRVISVEESFTHMQIAILKSLIDIRKLDQVADANEIFNFIDKEVFFSFSKEKVLNTEERTMQAKFVYELAQATYKANISTGLNDANVLLHYYMITTMKKLEDMANTHPDMLTRENFRLMKLKAEHEFFNKIKA, from the coding sequence ATGAGAAGACCACTGATAACAGCTTGTCTGCTATTTAATGTAGCACTGGCTACTGCACAAAATAAATCACCGAAATCCTATAAAGAGTTTTATAAGGATGGCATGAAGAAGATAGAAGGAGATTATTCTATCTACAAAAAGGATAAACACTATTACCTGGAAATACCAGACAATGCACTGGAAAAAGATGTATTGGTAATGGGATATGTAAGGAAAGGATATTCTTCTGCGATAGCAAAATCAGCAGGTATTATCCGGTTCAGTAAAGGTATCAATAACTCGTTGAATGTAACCCGTATTAGTTTTAATGAAGGTGCCAGCGGTGATATCAATGGGGATATGGAACCAGTAATAAAACGGTCGGGTTTATTGCCTATCAGTTACGGTTATTCAATAGTAGCAACAGGAAAGAAAGGGGGGTATATTATCGAGATTTCCCGTCAGATTCTTGAAGGAGGAGATTGGTTTGCATTTCCTGATTTGACTTTCCTGAGTCATCCCGATCCGGAGCGTTCGGTGGTGGAAGATATTAAAACTACAGAAAAGGCAGTACGGTTTACAGTAGAACGGTCTCAGACAGATTTTAACAAAGACTTTGTATCAGGCCGGGATATGGACAATGCCAATACTTACGAAATAGAACTTGTATTCCAGCAATTGCCTGACGAAAAGATGCCAAGAAAACTGGCAGAGAAAGCATCTCCATTTGAAACATTTAGCTTCATGGACTATGGTAGAACAGCTTATACCGCCCGCAAAACATCTTTTATTCATAAATGGAATATCAGTAATAAAATTAGTGTAGCACTAGACCCGAATATTCCTGCTTTTTTCAGAAAGTATATTGAGCAGGGAGTACTGGCATGGAATGTAGCTTTTCATGGAGATGTATTAAAGATTGTACAGGATCAGCAGTTAAGCCCTGGGTATATGCTGGTGAACTGGGGTAATACATATAATTCACCCATCGTTGCGACCGTTGAGCATCCTGAAACAGGTGAAATACTCGCAGCCCGTATTAATGTGACCGAAGCGGTAACGGATCAACTGATGTTACGATACTTGCTGCAATGTGGCGCCAATGATAAAAGAATTATAAAAGATATCAGGAACCCGGAGATCCAGGGTGAGATTTTAAGGTGGCTCATGACCCAAACCGTAGGTGAAGCATTGGGCTTACGTGCGAACCTGAGCGGCAGTGCTGCTTATACCACTGCACAACTGCGGAATCCCGCATGGATGAAGACGCATGCTTTCTCGGCTTCTATCATGGATGACATAGAATTTAACTATGTAGCTCAACCCGAAGATCACGTACCTGTGAGTACACTGATGCCGGGCATTGGTGAAGCAGACATTGCTGCGATCGAATGGGGATACGGACAAGGGCCGGCACCTACGTACTTGCCGGAAGATTCTTTGAACCCGCTTACACAGCATTATGACCTTGCTGCTGATAAGATCATGGCGTCAACACTTGCCATTAAGAATTTGCAGCGCGTGTTCCTGCAACTGGATACTATCAGCAAACAACTGGATGGTACGGAAGACCTTTTTAAAAGCAATGGATCCCTGTATGGTGCGGCATTGATCAGCTATGAGAAATACTGTATGGATGTGTCAGCGCTGATTGGTGGGGTATGCCGCAAGCCACTTTCGCTGGGAGAAGAAAAGATAAAGGCAGATGCTGCTGTACAAAAACAGGCATTGGCTTTCTTACAACAATATGTATTCAGCGGCCCTGCTGCGTGGATGAAAATAAATGGTACTCCTGGTGGTCGTGTGATCAGCGTAGAGGAGTCATTTACCCACATGCAGATTGCGATTCTGAAATCACTTATTGACATAAGAAAACTTGACCAGGTGGCAGATGCAAATGAGATTTTTAATTTCATTGATAAAGAAGTGTTCTTTTCCTTCAGTAAAGAAAAGGTGCTGAATACAGAAGAACGTACGATGCAGGCAAAATTTGTATACGAGCTTGCCCAGGCTACTTACAAAGCAAATATCAGTACTGGTTTAAATGATGCCAATGTACTGCTGCATTATTATATGATCACGACGATGAAGAAACTGGAAGACATGGCAAACACGCATCCGGATATGCTCACCAGGGAGAACTTCCGCCTGATGAAATTGAAAGCAGAACATGAATTTTTTAATAAAATAAAAGCCTGA
- a CDS encoding RagB/SusD family nutrient uptake outer membrane protein — protein MKQLIIYFLPICLLFSSCKKFLKETSPDEIKPTTTDDLYALMISDAYPYTANLEDFSDLLTDDVRSYGMPRKSTGEQNTTYSSYYQNGQGVFKYDAEELDGSEGTAATALNAWARYYSKIKGCNIIIDYIDNVSGTQKDKDALVGQSLLLRAFYYFKLLQLYCAPYVASAASTPGVPLILSMQVSDEHIGRSNLQETFDQVEKDLTQAATLLEANYKTPNAYRVGYIAAYALLSRVYLYKGEWDKAIDYAEKVLAERSQLTDMSLSSSSGSLYIYDQSQSAEVIFQYGSNPSGVTTFFPSPISYSGMHAPYEVADELGQLYENNDLRYKFYFYKVTVSGAGYNTRSSKIGLNSKGGDKGIRVAEMYLNAAEGLARRFKSGGQEADRTSALQYLNTLRQNRFSSPYTTIDIQNADSLISFALAERRRELCLEENFRWADIKRLGLSVTHNFIDADGNSTIYTLAANSPLYALPIPVTALERNNKLTQNAR, from the coding sequence TGATCTGTATGCACTGATGATCAGTGATGCTTATCCTTATACAGCTAACCTGGAAGATTTTTCTGACTTGCTCACAGATGATGTGCGTAGTTACGGTATGCCCCGCAAATCGACAGGAGAACAGAACACCACTTATTCCAGCTATTACCAGAATGGACAAGGTGTATTCAAATATGATGCTGAAGAGCTGGATGGTTCCGAGGGTACAGCAGCGACGGCTCTGAATGCCTGGGCAAGATATTACAGCAAAATTAAAGGCTGTAATATCATAATTGACTATATAGACAATGTATCGGGAACACAGAAGGACAAGGATGCACTGGTAGGACAATCCTTGCTGCTGAGAGCGTTTTATTACTTTAAGCTGCTGCAGTTGTATTGTGCGCCATATGTTGCCAGTGCAGCATCTACGCCTGGTGTGCCATTGATCTTGTCGATGCAAGTGAGTGACGAACACATTGGCCGCAGTAACCTGCAGGAGACTTTTGACCAGGTAGAAAAAGACCTTACTCAGGCAGCGACATTGCTGGAAGCAAACTATAAAACGCCCAACGCTTATCGCGTAGGTTACATAGCCGCCTATGCATTACTCTCCAGGGTATACCTGTATAAAGGGGAGTGGGACAAAGCGATCGACTATGCTGAAAAAGTGCTGGCGGAACGTTCCCAGTTGACTGATATGAGCCTCTCTTCTTCCTCCGGTTCATTATATATATATGATCAGTCACAGAGCGCAGAAGTGATTTTTCAATATGGGTCTAATCCCAGTGGTGTTACCACGTTTTTCCCTTCTCCGATTAGCTATTCGGGCATGCATGCACCTTACGAAGTAGCTGATGAACTGGGCCAGCTGTATGAAAATAATGACCTGCGGTATAAGTTTTACTTTTATAAAGTTACCGTTTCAGGAGCTGGTTATAACACCCGTAGTTCCAAGATTGGTTTAAACAGTAAAGGCGGTGATAAAGGGATCCGTGTAGCAGAAATGTACCTCAATGCAGCGGAAGGACTGGCCCGTCGCTTCAAGTCCGGCGGCCAGGAAGCCGATCGTACCAGCGCATTGCAATACCTGAATACCCTGCGACAAAACAGGTTTTCTTCTCCATATACCACGATCGATATACAGAATGCTGACTCGCTTATCAGTTTTGCACTGGCAGAAAGAAGAAGAGAGCTATGCCTTGAAGAAAACTTCAGATGGGCAGATATCAAGCGGTTGGGATTGTCTGTGACTCACAATTTCATTGATGCAGACGGGAATAGCACCATCTATACACTGGCGGCAAACAGTCCGTTGTATGCATTACCTATTCCTGTTACTGCTTTAGAGAGAAATAATAAACTGACTCAAAACGCCCGTTAA